A single genomic interval of Electrophorus electricus isolate fEleEle1 chromosome 4, fEleEle1.pri, whole genome shotgun sequence harbors:
- the arhgap27l gene encoding rho GTPase-activating protein 27 gives MASVCSVGLVLVEFGYEYISRDGFTVSIKPNERYTLLAKTNNHWWHVRKDEHSKPFYVPAKYVKELPPSLPSPLDFAGAPGPESRPPVPDLAEKAKPNEVTIRLRSPGNRRKTENRMSTFGVPLDIREPPSYLHGGLADSLASLHPAPIHTPTPDAMQQQKKRLSLAPSLLFGSRGITADDTLQKARVPGFGPADPLPRRAEAVEPPLVKNLKETRQQGLPPKPEPLLLPEEEPSEEPTPSPDTENIYESILDLKLEDLVNTETGPAGLHESTTSTPPSAPQAKLGNEDPTTAVYANVTELKKVTSLSAPSSSSSSSSSSSSSSPGSSLSPAQEAAALPASGPGREVRIDQDGGKAQQSDRSEALAPSRPTAGREAAPASASAGLSEGSDWEQVLDETTGRHYYYNPTLQQTSWEAPELLFPTLVVDAKQAEGPPPLPKEDYPADEHESQSAPHPSKDVPQVKHAVLPRVTLDPASPVPAGWTCTTEPGGKNVFTSEHTEHQWIQSKDDKGNPYYYSRDGSMSIWTLPEAPAMGNGMEQDPQKNWRHHVGHHTTTHEEPKFFSGHHRNASDQVNDTSSTGNSPEMPHQEDRVKLRRNLSSTEAHHHHASLLEKAGILNKTKVADNGKKLRKNWTQSWTVLHGGILTFHKDPKSTSAGIVSKTNQIVPEYTVELKGAVVGWASKEKSSKKNVLELKTRHGSEYLIQYDTDSIIHDWHKIIQDTIRHLDHDHYSEDEEDEVMEKSPHPADREKKIASARQSSTSAADTEQGRVRTKLRKFLQRRPTLQSVKEKGYIKDNVFGCHLDTLCHRENTTVPRFVEKCIKVVERRGLNIDGIYRVSGNLAVIQKLRYNVDREEDLDLDDGQWEEIHVITGALKLFFRELPEPLFPYSFFEKFIAAIKINDYSQKVSYMQDLVRNLPLPNHNTMEVLFRHLRKVIEHGESNRMSVQSMAIVFGPTLLRPEEEAVNITVYMVFQNQIVELILNEFNEVFRPR, from the exons ATGGCGTCGGTGTGCAGTGTGGGTCTGGTGCTGGTGGAGTTCGGGTATGAGTATATAAGTCGAGACGGCTTCACCGTGTCCATTAAGCCCAACGAGCGCTACACCCTCCTGGCCAAGACCAACAACCACTGGTGGCATGTGCGCAAAGACGAGCACTCCAAGCCCTTCTACGTGCCCGCCAAGTACGTGAAAGAGCTTCCACCAAGTTTGCCCTCACCGCTGGACTTTGCGGGGGCGCCGGGGCCCGAGAGCAGGCCGCCCGTGCCTGACCTGGCGGAGAAAGCCAAGCCCAATGAGGTAACAATACGCTTGCGCTCGCCGGGGAACCGCCGAAAGACGGAGAACCGCATGTCCACGTTCGGCGTGCCCCTGGACATCCGCGAGCCCCCCTCGTACCTGCACGGAGGGCTGGCTGACTCCCTGGCGTCCCTCCACCCCGCCCCCatccacacccccactccagACGCGatgcagcagcagaagaagaGGCTCAGTCTCGCCCCCAGCCTGCTGTTCGGATCCCGCGGGATCACGGCCGACGACACGCTGCAGAAGGCCCGTGTCCCTGGGTTCGGCCCGGCTGACCCCCTCCCTCGTCGGGCCGAAGCCGTGGAGCCCCCACTGGTCAAGAACCTGAAGGAGACCAGGCAGCAAGGATTGCCACCAAAGCCAGAGCCGCTCCTGCTGCCGGAGGAAGAGCCCAGTGAGGAGCCAACGCCTTCgccagacacagagaacatttaTGAGTCCATACTGGACCTGAAGCTGGAGGATTTGGTAAACACAGAAACTGGTCCTGCTGGTTTGCATGAGTCTACAACCAGCACACCACCATCTGCACCACAGGCCAag CTAGGGAATGAGGACCCCACTACGGCAGTGTATGCCAATGTCACTGAGCTGAAGAAGGTGACATCGCTCTCagctccctcctcctcctcctcctcctcctcctcctcctcctcctcctctcccggCTCCTCCCTCAGCCCAGCCCAGGAAGCCGCCGCGCTCCCCGCCAGCGGGCCCGGACGGGAGGTCCGTATTGACCAAGACGGCGGCAAGGCTCAGCAGAGCGACCGGTCAGAGGCCCTTGCGCCCTCTCGCCCGACTGCAGGCAGGGAGGCCGCGCCGGCCTCCGCGTCCGCGGGCCTATCGGAGGGCTCCGACTGGGAGCAGGTCCTGGATGAGACCACAGGCAGGCACTACTACTACAACCCCACGCTGCAGCAGACGTCCTGGGAGGCGCCGGAGCTGCTCTTCCCTACCCTAGTCGTGGACGCCAAGCAAGCAGAAGGACCG CCCCCCTTACCTAAGGAAGACTACCCAGCAGATGAGCACGAGTCCCAGTCTGCGCCGCACCCCTCCAAGGACGTGCCCCAGGTCAAACACGCAGTTCTGCCCCGGGTCACTCTGGACCCTGCAAGTCCTGTACCGGCAGGCTGGACCTGCACCACGGAGCCCGGGGGGAAAAACGTCTTCACCAGtgagcacacagagcaccag TGGATCCAGTCAAAGGATGACAAAGGCAATCCATATTATTACTCTAGAGATGGCTCTATGTCCATATGGACCCttcctgag GCTCCGGCGATGGGGAACGGCATGGAGCAGGACCCCCAGAAGAACTGGAGACACCACGTAGGCCATCATACCACCACCCATGAGGAGCCG AAGTTTTTCTCAGGGCACCACAGAAATGCTTCAGACCAAGTCAACGATACCTCCAGCACAGGGAATTCACCAGAGATGCCTCATCAG GAGGACAGGGTGAAGCTGAGGAGGAACCTGTCTAGCACAGAGGCACACCACCATCAT GCATCACTGCTAGAGAAGGCTGGCATTCTTAACAAAACGAAAGTGGCAGACAATGGAAAGAAACTTAG gaagaacTGGACACAGTCATGGACAGTGCTTCATGGTGGCATTCTCACCTTTCATAAAGACCCCAAATCTACTTCTGCTGGAATTGTT TCCAAGACCAATCAGATTGTCCCGGAGTACACGGTGGAGCTGAAGGGTGCCGTAGTTGGCTGGGCCTCTAAGGAGAAGTCCAGCAAGAAGAACGTTCTAGAG CTCAAGACCCGACATGGCTCAGAGTATTTAATACAGTATGACACAGACAGCATTATTCATGACTGGCACAAGATCATCCAGGACACCATCAGACATCTA gatcaTGACCATTACTccgaggatgaggaagatgaggtaATGGAGAAATCACCACatcctgcagacagagagaaaaagatcgCTT CGGCGAGACAGAGTTCCACGTCTGCTGCAGACACGGAGCAGGGCCGCGTTCGCACCAAACTACGCAAGTTCCTCCAGAGACGGCCCACCCTGCAGTCAGTGAAGGAGAAGGGCTACATCAAGG ATAATGTGTTCGGCTGTCATCTGGACACCTTATGTCATCGGGAGAACACCACTGTGCCCAGATTCGTGGAGAAGTGCATCAAagtggtggagaggagag GTTTAAACATTGACGGTATCTACCGAGTGAGTGGGAACCTGGCGGTCATCCAGAAGCTTCGGTACAATGTTGACCGCG AGGAGGATCTGGATCTGGATGACGGCCAGTGGGAGGAGATCCATGTGATCACTGGGGCTCTGAAGCTCTTCTTCAGAGAGCTTCCAGAGCCCCTCTTCCCCTACAGCTTCTTTGAGAAGTTCATCGCTGCCATCA AAATTAACGACTATAGCCAGAAGGTCTCTTACATGCAGGACTTGGTGAGAAATTTGCCCTTGCCCAACCATAACACCATGGAAGTGCTTTTCAGGCATCTACGAAA GGTGATTGAGCACGGGGAGTCAAACCGGATGTCTGTCCAGAGTATGGCCATAGTGTTTGGGCCTACTCTGCTCCGGCCTGAGGAGGAGGCAGTGAACATAACGGTCTACATGGTCTTCCAGAACCAGATTGTGGAGCTCATCCTCAATGAGTTCAATGAAGTCTTCCGTCCCAGATGA